The following coding sequences lie in one Hippopotamus amphibius kiboko isolate mHipAmp2 chromosome 17, mHipAmp2.hap2, whole genome shotgun sequence genomic window:
- the CBX4 gene encoding E3 SUMO-protein ligase CBX4 — translation MELPAVGEHVFAVESIEKKRIRKGRVEYLVKWRGWSPKYNTWEPEENILDPRLLIAFQNRERQEQLMGYRKRGPKPKPLVVQVPTFARRSNVLTGLQDSSADNRSKLELGGQGKGQGHQYELNSKKHHQYQPHSKERAGKPPPPGKSGKYYYQLNSKKHHPYQPDPKMYDLQYQGGHKEASSPTCPDLGAKSHPPDKWAHGGGAKGYLGAVKPLTGAAGAPGKGSEKGPPNGMTPTPKETVTGNGIGGKMKIVKNKNKNGRIVIVMSKYMENGMQAVKIKSGEAAEGEARSPSHKKRAAEERHPPADRTFKKAVGAEEKKAETPSKRREEEAPGAGDPQSQEAGSRKLSPTKEAFGEQPLQLTTKPDLRAWDPARSTHPPSHHHHHHHHHHHHHAVDLNLSHARKRCLSETHGEREPCKKRLTARSISTPTCLGGSPAAERPADVPPAAALPQPEVILLDSDLDEPIDLRCVKTRGEAGEPPSALQVKPEATAAVAAAPATAAEKPPTEAQDEPEEPLSEFKPFFGNIIITDVTANCLTVTFKEYVTV, via the exons ATGGAGCTGCCAGCTGTTGGCGAGCACGTCTTCGCGGTGGAGAGCATCGAGAAGAAGCGGATCCGCAAG GGCAGAGTGGAGTATCTGGTGAAATGGAGAGGCTGGTCCCCCAA ATATAACACGTGGGAACCCGAGGAGAACATCCTGGATCCCCGGCTGCTGATCGCCTTCCAGAACAG GGAACGGCAGGAGCAGCTGATGGGATATCGGAAGAGAGGGCCGAAGCCCAAACCGCTGGTGGTACAG GTACCTACCTTTGCCCGACGTTCTAATGTGCTGACCGGACTCCAGGACTCCTCCGCTGACAACCGCTCCAAGCTAGAGCTGGGCGGTCAGGGAAAGGGCCAGGGGCACCAGTATGAGCTCAACAGCAAGAAGCACCACCAGTACCAGCCTCACAGCAAGGAGCGGGCGGGTAAGCCCCCACCGCCAGGCAAGAGCGGCAAATACTACTACCAGCTCAACAGCAAGAAGCACCACCCCTACCAGCCGGACCCCAAAATGTATGATCTGCAGTACCAGGGCGGCCACAAGGAGGCGTCCAGCCCCACCTGCCCGGACCTAGGCGCCAAGAGCCACCCGCCCGATAAGTGGGCCCACGGCGGGGGGGCCAAGGGCTATCTGGGAGCTGTGAAGCCCCTGACCGGTGCGGCCGGGGCTCCGGGCAAGGGCTCCGAGAAAGGCCCCCCCAACGGGATGACACCGACCCCCAAGGAGACTGTTACGGGCAACGGGATTGGGGGCAAGATGAAGATCGtcaaaaacaagaacaagaacgGACGCATCGTGATCGTGATGAGCAAGTACATGGAGAACGGCATGCAGGCGGTGAAGATCAAGTCCGGGGAGGCGGCCGAGGGCGAAGCGCGCTCCCCCAGCCACAAGAAACGGGCCGCCGAGGAGCGTCACCCCCCGGCAGACAGGACTTTCAAAAAGGCCGTGGGGGCGGAGGAGAAGAAGGCGGAAACGCCCtccaagaggagggaggaggaggcgcCGGGGGCTGGGGACCCGCAGTCCCAAGAGGCGGGCTCCCGCAAGCTCTCCCCTACCAAGGAGGCCTTTGGCGAGCAGCCCTTGCAGCTCACCACCAAGCCTGATCTGCGGGCCTGGGACCCGGCCCGCAGCACACACCCGCcctcccaccatcaccaccaccaccaccaccatcaccatcatcacgcCGTCGACCTAAATCTCTCCCACGCGCGCAAGCGCTGCCTCTCCGAGACCCACGGCGAGCGAGAGCCCTGCAAGAAGCGCCTAACAGCGCGCAGCATCAGCACCCCCACCTGCCTGGGGGGCAgcccggccgccgagcgccccgcGGACgtgccccccgccgccgccctccCGCAACCGGAGGTCATCCTGCTGGACTCGGACCTGGACGAGCCCATAGACTTGCGCTGCGTCAAGACGCGCGGCGAAGCCGGGGAACCACCCAGCGCCCTCCAGGTGAAGCCTGAGGCGACCGCGGCGGTGGCAGCTGCGCCGGCGACAGCGGCCGAGAAGCCTCCGACCGAGGCCCAGGACGAACCCGAGGAGCCACTGAGCGAGTTCAAACCCTTCTTTGGGAATATAATTATCACCGACGTCACCGCGAACTGCCTCACCGTCACGTTCAAGGAGTACGTGACGGTGTAG